The stretch of DNA GTTTTTTCATGATCTGGTAGTAACGGTCCCGCACCTCCCACCGGTGCAGGTATACCCCATGATAGGTCAGATAATGGGCAATACCGCGGTAGATCTCTTCCAGAGACTCATCGGTCTCGATGTCGATCAATGTTCCATAGAGATCAAACAGGATGCCTTTTACTGCCATACTGCATCTACCTCAATGTTCCCCTGGCTTCATCCAGTAACTGCCGGCGGTATTTTCCGGTAATCCACGAGTTACGGGCGATGCGGAGGAGGGTAAGTCCCAGGTGAAACGGAACCCGGCGGGTGATGGACGCAAAGGTTCTGTCCCGGTCGGGGAAATGGCAGGCATACTCCCAGAGGAAGTGCCCGATAAAGGGCTCCGCCAGCCACTTGTCGCCGGTGTACTGCATGAAGAAATGCTTGATCTCGCCGGCCACCCGACCCACGTCGAAGACCCGGTCAGCCAGCCTCATCCGCTCCAGGTCGATGGCGATCACCCAGAGGCCATCACCGAACAGGATATTGGTGGGAGTCACGTCGCCGTGGACGAGGACCTGGTTGTCCTCCCACATAAATCCCTTCTCCCGCCACCGGTCCTTAAACTGGTAGAACTCCTGTGCCTCTTCCCATCCGATATGACCCCAGTTTTTCAACTGATCCATAATCCGATCGAAGTAGGAGCAGTCCCTGTTAAAGTCCACCCGGTCTTCGGTGGCAGTCCTGTTGTGCATGGTGGCGAGAAAATAGGCGAGAGCGGTTAGTTTTTGAAAGAGGGCCTCCCTCGCTCCTTCCCAAATCGCTTTGAGGATGAAGTCGTTGAGCGGAGTACCGTAACAGAATTCCTCAACCAGTACGTAGTTGAGGCTGGCATTGTGACTAAGGGGACGAGCGACGTAATGAGGATAGCCGGTAAAGCCGATGCCGCGCAAATGATTAAGATTATTGTATTCTCGCTCCATGTGGCGAAAGGCGGCATCGGGCGAGCGGTCTGAGATAACGCCGAAAAACTTTCCGATAAGGCGAGTTTGACTACGCCGATCTTCGTATAGATAGACATGATTGGATGCCTGAATCATATACACCCGGAAATCAGGGGAGATGCCATTTACGCCGATCTGCGGCAGGATTTCGTAGCGGAGATACCCGTAGAGGGGGTCGTTCTGAGGGAGATGGCCAAGATAATTCATTCAGTTCCTTGTTCATCGAGATCAACAACACTTTTTACCATACCGCCGCCTTCTTTACGGCTCTTTTCTCAGAACGGGGTACGCCCTATCTCGCCTTTATGACACGGGCATCTCTATTTTTTAACAACTTGCTTTGGTACTGGGAGTATACTGGGAAGACGATTGCGGGTCAAGGGAATTTGAGCACAAGCGAT from Deltaproteobacteria bacterium encodes:
- a CDS encoding aminoglycoside phosphotransferase family protein; amino-acid sequence: MNYLGHLPQNDPLYGYLRYEILPQIGVNGISPDFRVYMIQASNHVYLYEDRRSQTRLIGKFFGVISDRSPDAAFRHMEREYNNLNHLRGIGFTGYPHYVARPLSHNASLNYVLVEEFCYGTPLNDFILKAIWEGAREALFQKLTALAYFLATMHNRTATEDRVDFNRDCSYFDRIMDQLKNWGHIGWEEAQEFYQFKDRWREKGFMWEDNQVLVHGDVTPTNILFGDGLWVIAIDLERMRLADRVFDVGRVAGEIKHFFMQYTGDKWLAEPFIGHFLWEYACHFPDRDRTFASITRRVPFHLGLTLLRIARNSWITGKYRRQLLDEARGTLR